From Tachypleus tridentatus isolate NWPU-2018 chromosome 8, ASM421037v1, whole genome shotgun sequence, a single genomic window includes:
- the LOC143258688 gene encoding uncharacterized protein LOC143258688 — MCEARKAYFGMPIGDQNKSWVPHFTCEHCKKSLEGRYREGKRAMKFAIPRIWREPTDHSSNCYFCMVDSLKRRAGKNAYAIMYPDLPSSIAPVLHCPEIPVPTPPENNQSSSEESSKSEEEVDVEEPDYNFRGAAGERNPYYPNQRDLNDLIRDLGLTKWNAETIFGS; from the exons atgtgtgaagcccgcaaggcatatttcggcatgcctatcGGGGATCAAAACAAATCCTgggtacctcattttacctgcgagcactgcaaaaaatctctggaag gaagGTACAGAGAGggaaagagagccatgaagttcgctattccaagaatttggcgtgaacccactgaccactcaagcaattgctacttctgcatggtggactcTTTGAAACGTcgagctggcaagaatgcatatgctatcatgtatccggaccttccatcatccatcgctccAGTGCTACACTGTCCTGAgatccctgtacccactccgccagagaatAATCAGTCATCCTCAGAagaaagcagcaaatcagaagaagaggtagacgttgaagagccagattacaatttcagaggtgcagctggtgagagaaacccatactaccccaaccaaagagacctcaatgacttgatcagagatcttggtctaacaaaatggaatgccgagactatatttgggagctga